From a region of the Neobacillus niacini genome:
- the spoVAE gene encoding stage V sporulation protein AE gives MLAMYFWAFVVGGIICVIGQLLFDVAKLTPGHTLSLLVVIGAVLDGFGLYEPLINFAGAGATIPITSFGNSLVHGALQDAEKHGLIGVLTGMFQVTSSGISAAIIFGFIGALIFKPKG, from the coding sequence ATGTTAGCGATGTATTTTTGGGCATTCGTGGTTGGCGGAATTATATGTGTGATCGGACAGCTGTTATTTGATGTGGCAAAGCTTACGCCAGGACATACCCTAAGCTTACTCGTCGTAATAGGAGCAGTTTTAGATGGCTTTGGTCTTTATGAGCCGCTCATTAACTTTGCTGGTGCAGGTGCCACGATTCCAATAACAAGCTTTGGTAACTCATTGGTGCATGGTGCACTGCAGGATGCAGAAAAGCATGGTCTAATTGGAGTATTGACTGGTATGTTCCAAGTAACCAGTTCTGGAATTTCAGCGGCGATTATTTTTGGATTTATCGGCGCATTAATCTTTAAACCCAAAGGTTAA
- the spoVAD gene encoding stage V sporulation protein AD codes for MLKGQQSWVFENRPMILATGVSGGPFEANGNLADDFDTLHEDLWMGMDSYEKAQRVLLEEAITTTLEKARMDKEQIEFLFAGDLINQITPSSFAARTVQIPYFGLFGACSTSMEGLALASFVVNYKGARNVLTGASSHNAATEKQFRYPTEYGGQKPPTAQWTVTGAGVGLVTENVPGQQHPVTTSATIGKVIDMGLSDPFNMGGAMAPAAADTIMAHFRDMELDPSYYDLIITGDLGRIGQETTFELLTKSGLNIERNQFQDCGLLLYKDDQPVQSGASGAGCSAVVLYGHLLNQMKKGVYKRILVVATGALLSPLSFQQKESIPCIAHAVSIEMNEVGG; via the coding sequence TTGTTAAAAGGGCAACAATCTTGGGTCTTTGAAAACAGACCAATGATCTTGGCAACGGGTGTCTCCGGCGGACCCTTTGAGGCAAATGGCAACTTAGCAGACGACTTTGACACTTTGCATGAAGACCTATGGATGGGAATGGATTCTTACGAAAAAGCACAAAGAGTCTTACTTGAAGAGGCGATAACCACGACATTAGAAAAAGCAAGAATGGATAAAGAGCAAATTGAATTTTTATTTGCTGGGGACCTGATTAACCAAATTACTCCATCCAGCTTTGCAGCAAGGACTGTACAAATCCCTTATTTCGGACTGTTTGGTGCTTGCTCAACATCAATGGAAGGGTTAGCGTTAGCATCTTTTGTGGTTAATTACAAAGGCGCACGCAACGTGTTAACAGGAGCCTCAAGCCATAATGCGGCAACTGAAAAACAATTCCGCTATCCAACCGAGTATGGAGGACAGAAGCCTCCTACAGCACAATGGACGGTTACAGGAGCAGGGGTAGGTTTGGTAACTGAGAATGTCCCTGGACAACAACACCCCGTTACCACATCTGCAACAATTGGGAAAGTCATTGACATGGGATTGTCTGATCCTTTTAATATGGGCGGTGCTATGGCACCTGCAGCAGCAGATACCATTATGGCACATTTTCGGGATATGGAACTAGATCCTTCCTACTATGATTTGATTATTACCGGTGATTTAGGAAGAATTGGACAGGAAACAACCTTCGAATTACTGACGAAAAGCGGTCTTAATATAGAACGGAACCAATTTCAAGATTGTGGACTATTACTATATAAAGATGACCAGCCTGTTCAATCTGGTGCGAGTGGTGCGGGTTGCTCAGCTGTTGTGTTATATGGTCATTTGTTAAACCAGATGAAAAAGGGAGTATATAAGCGGATATTAGTGGTTGCAACGGGTGCATTGTTATCGCCGCTTAGTTTTCAGCAAAAAGAATCGATACCATGTATTGCACATGCGGTAAGCATTGAAATGAATGAAGTGGGAGGGTAA
- a CDS encoding YjcZ family sporulation protein — translation MFGGYGGYGGCGYGGGYGGGSTFVLIVVLFILLIIVGASFY, via the coding sequence ATGTTCGGTGGATATGGTGGATATGGCGGCTGTGGCTACGGCGGTGGATATGGCGGCGGTTCAACTTTTGTTTTAATCGTCGTATTATTCATTCTTTTAATCATCGTCGGTGCAAGCTTTTATTAA
- a CDS encoding IS256 family transposase: protein MTQVQFNLNIDDLKDSVMNSNIDAVIKASIVLVLNSFMDKERDEFLQAGSYERSISRRDYRNGYYDRDLLISIGKITLRVPRTRSGDFSTTVFEQYARCDQALVLAMLEMVVNGVSTRKVSKIVEQLCGQKVSKSFVSTLTEKLDPIVNQWASRPLNTMYYPYIFADAMYIKVREHNRVVSKAVYIATAVDQNNRREILGLRVDHGESTEAWQRFFQHLKSRGLQSPKLIISDAHKGLKSAIGIEFVGSSWQRCTVHYKKNIITHMPKKGMDEVKMGLKRIFEVASVEEARKYKNEFIEQFGDNPKLEKAIEILEEGFEDAIQYLNEKPKYHKHIRSTNSLERINEEVRRREKVIRIFPNTQSAFRLIGAVLMDYAEEVGRRIIQDQEEKK from the coding sequence ATGACTCAAGTACAGTTTAACCTAAATATCGATGATTTAAAAGATTCTGTTATGAACTCTAATATAGACGCTGTCATCAAAGCGTCTATCGTCTTGGTATTGAATTCTTTTATGGATAAAGAACGTGATGAGTTCTTGCAAGCCGGATCCTATGAACGTTCTATTTCACGACGTGACTACCGTAATGGATACTATGATCGTGATTTATTAATTAGCATTGGGAAAATTACTCTTCGAGTACCACGTACTCGTAGTGGAGACTTTTCGACTACTGTGTTTGAACAATATGCTCGTTGTGACCAAGCCCTTGTATTAGCCATGCTTGAAATGGTTGTAAATGGGGTCTCCACAAGAAAAGTTTCAAAGATCGTGGAACAACTCTGTGGGCAAAAGGTTTCTAAATCATTTGTATCTACACTTACAGAAAAGCTAGATCCTATAGTGAATCAATGGGCAAGTCGACCTCTGAATACGATGTACTACCCTTATATCTTTGCAGATGCCATGTATATCAAAGTAAGAGAACATAATCGTGTTGTATCTAAAGCTGTTTATATCGCAACGGCCGTTGACCAAAACAATAGACGTGAAATTCTAGGCTTAAGAGTAGACCATGGGGAGAGCACTGAAGCCTGGCAACGATTTTTCCAGCACCTAAAGTCAAGAGGACTACAATCACCTAAGCTAATTATTTCAGACGCACACAAGGGGTTAAAGTCTGCCATTGGTATAGAGTTTGTTGGATCCTCTTGGCAACGGTGCACGGTGCATTACAAAAAGAATATCATTACGCATATGCCAAAAAAAGGCATGGACGAAGTGAAAATGGGTTTAAAAAGAATATTTGAGGTAGCGTCGGTTGAAGAGGCAAGAAAATATAAAAATGAGTTCATTGAGCAATTTGGAGATAATCCAAAACTAGAAAAAGCTATAGAGATATTAGAAGAAGGCTTCGAAGATGCCATTCAATATCTAAATGAGAAACCAAAATACCATAAGCATATTCGAAGTACAAACTCGTTAGAAAGAATCAATGAGGAAGTTCGGAGAAGAGAGAAGGTAATTAGAATATTTCCTAATACACAATCCGCATTCCGATTAATTGGTGCGGTCTTAATGGACTATGCAGAGGAAGTAGGAAGAAGAATTATTCAGGACCAAGAAGAAAAGAAATAG
- a CDS encoding YjcG family protein, which yields MKFGVVIFPSKKLQDLANSYRKRYDPHYSLITPHLTLKNAFEATEQEVIHFADKLRHIASNNSAFTLKTTKISSFQPVNNVIYFKVEPTQELNQLHHEINQEFSEQNFEYAFVPHITIGQKLSNDEHSDVYGSLRMKNFDHEETIDRFHLLYQLENGSWTVYETFRLGKE from the coding sequence ATGAAATTTGGGGTTGTTATTTTTCCATCCAAAAAGCTACAAGATTTAGCGAATTCTTATCGAAAGCGTTATGACCCGCATTATTCACTAATTACTCCGCATTTAACATTGAAGAATGCATTTGAAGCAACAGAACAAGAAGTAATCCATTTTGCTGATAAATTACGGCATATTGCAAGTAATAACAGTGCTTTTACCTTAAAAACAACAAAAATCAGCTCTTTCCAACCAGTAAATAATGTAATTTACTTTAAAGTAGAACCGACTCAAGAATTAAACCAATTGCATCATGAAATCAATCAGGAATTTAGTGAGCAAAATTTTGAATATGCTTTCGTTCCACATATTACGATTGGTCAAAAGCTTTCGAATGATGAGCATTCAGATGTTTACGGTTCATTAAGAATGAAAAATTTTGACCATGAAGAGACGATTGACCGCTTCCATTTACTATACCAATTAGAGAATGGTTCTTGGACGGTTTATGAAACATTTCGCCTAGGAAAGGAATAA
- a CDS encoding alpha/beta hydrolase gives MEIPKGTIKEHIIKSNELGEEILLLIYLPSNFSPLYKYSLLIAQDGRDYFQLGKIGRLADEYLFNREIENLIIVGIPYNNVGDRRRKYHPDGDQHQQYIRFLAHELVPFLDQEYPTYHMGSTRALIGDSLGATVSLMTALQYPHSFGKVLLQSPYINEKVLDMVNSFTETELLEIYHIVGNQETKVQTTNGKISDFLSPNRKLSAIFTDKSFTYFYDEFNGDHTWTYWQPDLKRALKMMF, from the coding sequence ATGGAGATACCAAAAGGCACGATAAAAGAACATATTATTAAAAGTAATGAGCTGGGAGAAGAAATCCTTCTTCTCATTTATTTGCCATCAAATTTCTCACCATTATATAAGTACTCACTGTTAATTGCTCAAGATGGCCGAGATTATTTTCAACTTGGCAAAATCGGACGATTAGCAGATGAGTACCTTTTTAACCGAGAAATTGAGAATTTAATCATTGTTGGGATACCCTATAATAATGTAGGTGATCGCCGCAGGAAATACCACCCCGATGGTGATCAACATCAACAGTACATTCGTTTTTTAGCACACGAATTAGTACCGTTCCTAGATCAAGAGTACCCAACCTACCATATGGGCTCCACAAGAGCACTAATTGGTGATTCACTTGGAGCAACCGTATCTTTAATGACCGCTCTTCAATACCCGCACAGTTTTGGAAAGGTCCTTTTACAATCACCATACATAAATGAAAAGGTCTTGGACATGGTTAACAGCTTCACAGAAACAGAACTTTTAGAAATATATCACATCGTTGGAAATCAAGAAACAAAGGTTCAAACCACTAACGGCAAAATAAGTGACTTCCTCAGTCCAAATCGAAAGCTATCAGCTATCTTTACCGATAAGTCATTTACTTACTTTTACGATGAGTTTAATGGCGACCATACATGGACATATTGGCAGCCAGATTTAAAGAGAGCTCTTAAGATGATGTTTTAA
- a CDS encoding stage VI sporulation protein F — translation MDNGFFKNVEKKTGVNMKDIFDLANSLQNANFKDENTVRNVIRRVSQIANKPVDKATEDKIVQSIVNDGKQLDFNTISKMINKK, via the coding sequence ATGGATAATGGTTTTTTTAAAAATGTCGAAAAGAAAACTGGCGTAAATATGAAAGATATTTTTGATTTAGCAAATTCCTTGCAAAATGCAAACTTTAAAGATGAAAATACGGTTCGTAATGTCATTCGCCGCGTTTCACAAATTGCGAACAAACCGGTAGATAAGGCAACAGAAGATAAAATTGTGCAGTCCATTGTAAACGATGGAAAACAGCTTGATTTTAATACGATTTCGAAAATGATTAATAAGAAATAA
- a CDS encoding YhcN/YlaJ family sporulation lipoprotein, with translation MVYIIRVILSICITLLVSCSQGQAEKESQMALIKTTNPTPTVTKKNYGQDNVERIEREVESIDEIYDVAVVKGKEATLVVYKVKHMQRFRMKQIEKDLTKKLEEKYPKEQFTVSSDYKIFLEAVRLVERKDNGNLSDKQAEKRLNEIVKMTSDMK, from the coding sequence ATGGTCTACATAATTCGAGTGATTTTAAGTATATGCATAACATTATTAGTCTCCTGTAGTCAGGGACAAGCTGAAAAAGAAAGCCAAATGGCTCTCATTAAAACGACCAATCCTACCCCTACTGTTACCAAGAAAAATTATGGCCAGGATAACGTTGAAAGAATTGAGCGGGAAGTCGAGAGTATTGATGAGATTTATGATGTGGCTGTAGTGAAGGGGAAAGAGGCAACACTTGTTGTCTATAAAGTGAAGCATATGCAGCGTTTTAGAATGAAGCAAATTGAAAAGGACTTAACCAAAAAGCTGGAAGAGAAATACCCAAAGGAACAATTCACAGTTTCCAGTGACTATAAGATATTTCTAGAGGCAGTAAGGCTCGTTGAAAGAAAAGATAATGGAAACCTATCGGATAAGCAGGCTGAAAAACGGTTAAACGAAATCGTAAAAATGACATCAGATATGAAGTAA
- the spoVAC gene encoding stage V sporulation protein AC: MANKQKKMTPQQQKYQQLQQKHELKRPVLKNCIKAFFVGGLICVVGQAISYFYIYFFDFTEQNVGNPTVATMVFLSMLLTGFGVYDRLGQFAGAGSAVPVTGFGNAVISAAIEHRTEGFVLGVGGNMFKLAGSVILFGVFSAFVVALIKTLLGMWGVL; encoded by the coding sequence ATGGCGAACAAACAGAAAAAAATGACGCCTCAGCAGCAAAAGTATCAGCAGCTTCAACAAAAGCATGAATTGAAAAGACCAGTCTTAAAAAATTGTATCAAAGCATTTTTTGTGGGCGGTTTAATTTGTGTTGTTGGTCAAGCTATAAGTTATTTTTATATTTACTTCTTTGACTTCACTGAACAAAATGTCGGAAATCCAACCGTTGCAACAATGGTATTTTTATCAATGCTGCTAACGGGATTTGGTGTTTATGATCGTCTAGGACAATTTGCCGGTGCAGGGAGTGCGGTTCCTGTAACTGGTTTTGGAAATGCTGTGATATCCGCCGCTATCGAGCACAGAACAGAAGGATTCGTATTAGGTGTTGGAGGAAATATGTTTAAACTTGCAGGCTCGGTTATTCTTTTCGGCGTTTTCTCTGCTTTTGTTGTTGCGCTAATAAAAACGCTATTAGGAATGTGGGGGGTTTTGTAA
- a CDS encoding GNAT family N-acetyltransferase, translated as MNVKVCENEKELQDAFSVRRTVFIDEQNVTEEEEIDQFEKDAVHFVSYQEGTPVAAGRFRVVDGFGKVERICVLKEARNTGAGKAIMREIESYAQKKSLHKLKLNAQTHAIPFYAGLGYEIVSEEFLDAGIPHKTMLKKI; from the coding sequence GTGAATGTAAAAGTTTGTGAAAATGAAAAAGAACTGCAAGATGCTTTCTCTGTTAGAAGAACTGTTTTTATCGACGAACAGAATGTCACTGAAGAAGAAGAGATCGATCAATTTGAGAAAGACGCTGTACATTTCGTTTCCTACCAAGAAGGCACACCGGTCGCTGCTGGCCGCTTTCGTGTTGTGGATGGTTTCGGTAAGGTAGAACGTATCTGTGTACTAAAGGAAGCTAGAAATACTGGTGCTGGAAAAGCAATAATGAGAGAAATCGAATCTTATGCTCAAAAAAAATCTCTACATAAGTTAAAGTTAAATGCACAAACACATGCTATCCCGTTCTACGCTGGCCTTGGATATGAGATAGTTTCTGAAGAATTTTTAGACGCAGGTATCCCGCATAAGACAATGTTAAAAAAAATTTAA
- a CDS encoding ATP-dependent helicase gives MKIAMHQNQRIVLDQFGREQYQLLYTYGKNGELSCPVCHEKVRLFLGIKKEPYFYHIKSPEHKCPEPVIEEELEPVIVERDGFRIPQGRTIIETTRNTSLYRPSKTIECSTPFKRTEGVNHLANDTYLRELAANGVILDKSQAAAVVETKGALLVLAGAGSGKTRVLTARTAYMLNVNKIDPRTIMLVTFTSKAAGEMKTRLLSYPQITKDQIGKLVTGTFHSIFYRILMFHEGNNWSSDRLLKKEWQREKILKEAGKAIELSEKEFTYDLALQQIGFWKNSLLFPHEVKPLTDWEEKASYLYKKYEEYKTQKGLFDFDDMLIGCYQLLKSSPSLLELYQNRFQYFLIDEFQDINKVQYELIKLLSDKHKNVCAVGDDDQAIYSFRGSDPSYLLDFEKDFPYAKLVTLEQNYRSSHEIVSAANEMIAKNKVRRVKKMKAQFESSMSPILFFPFDEEEEATMIVTDIQEKIVQGAKPSEFAILYRTNAGSRAVFERLASSNLPFKIDLDSEAFYERHIVRSVLSFLKLSLDEDDHQTLSAILPSLFLSQTVLKDIKAESILKDCTYLEALSHLKTKHAFQEKKLKTAVQLIRSLKFGSPLKSIETIEKDLGYLDFLKKRGTESNQQDKGSDDLKDLKVAAKSFTSIQAFLSHAEHMTAMNKEIKNLSKHFPDAISLSTIHRAKGLEYKNVYIIGAVDGSLPHDYALDGLRNGDFSEIEEERRLFYVAMTRAKHELLMSVPQNRRGKKANPSRFLSPLIKRKKK, from the coding sequence ATGAAAATTGCTATGCACCAAAACCAAAGAATTGTTCTTGACCAATTTGGAAGAGAACAATATCAACTCCTATATACGTATGGAAAAAATGGTGAATTATCCTGTCCTGTTTGCCACGAAAAAGTCCGGTTATTTCTCGGAATTAAGAAAGAACCATATTTTTATCATATAAAATCGCCGGAACATAAATGCCCAGAACCAGTTATTGAAGAAGAATTGGAACCAGTCATTGTAGAACGGGATGGGTTTCGTATCCCCCAAGGAAGAACGATTATTGAAACTACAAGAAATACAAGCTTATACCGTCCCTCCAAAACCATAGAATGTTCCACTCCATTTAAAAGAACTGAAGGTGTAAATCATCTTGCAAATGACACCTATTTAAGAGAACTGGCAGCAAACGGAGTTATACTTGATAAAAGTCAAGCAGCAGCTGTCGTCGAAACAAAAGGAGCATTATTAGTTCTTGCTGGTGCGGGGAGCGGCAAAACTAGAGTACTTACAGCACGTACTGCTTACATGCTGAATGTAAATAAAATTGATCCGCGTACCATTATGCTCGTCACCTTTACCTCAAAAGCTGCGGGAGAAATGAAAACTCGTTTACTTTCCTATCCTCAGATTACGAAGGACCAAATAGGCAAGCTGGTGACAGGCACCTTTCACAGTATTTTTTATCGTATTCTTATGTTCCATGAAGGAAACAATTGGTCATCAGATCGTCTGTTGAAGAAAGAATGGCAGCGCGAAAAGATCTTGAAAGAGGCTGGTAAGGCAATCGAGCTATCTGAAAAGGAATTTACTTATGATTTAGCCCTTCAGCAAATTGGATTCTGGAAGAATTCACTTCTTTTCCCTCATGAAGTGAAGCCGCTTACTGATTGGGAAGAAAAAGCTTCCTACCTATATAAGAAATATGAGGAATATAAAACACAAAAAGGTCTATTTGATTTTGACGACATGTTGATTGGCTGTTATCAGCTGTTGAAAAGCTCCCCGTCTCTACTTGAACTCTACCAAAATCGCTTTCAGTATTTTTTGATTGATGAATTTCAGGATATCAATAAGGTTCAATATGAGCTGATAAAGCTCCTTTCAGACAAGCATAAAAACGTTTGTGCTGTTGGGGATGACGATCAGGCCATCTATTCCTTCCGAGGCAGTGACCCTAGTTATCTTTTAGATTTTGAAAAAGACTTTCCTTATGCAAAGTTGGTTACACTAGAGCAAAACTACCGCTCATCCCATGAAATTGTCTCTGCGGCAAATGAGATGATTGCGAAGAATAAAGTTCGAAGAGTAAAGAAAATGAAGGCACAATTTGAATCAAGTATGTCTCCCATCCTCTTTTTCCCTTTTGATGAGGAAGAAGAAGCAACGATGATTGTAACCGATATCCAAGAGAAGATTGTACAGGGAGCAAAACCATCCGAATTTGCTATTTTATATCGGACAAATGCAGGTTCTCGTGCTGTGTTTGAACGGTTGGCTAGTTCAAACCTGCCGTTTAAAATTGATTTGGATTCAGAGGCTTTTTATGAACGGCATATTGTGAGAAGCGTTCTTTCTTTTCTAAAATTAAGCTTAGATGAAGATGACCATCAGACATTATCTGCTATTTTACCGAGTCTTTTTTTGAGTCAAACGGTGCTTAAGGATATAAAAGCTGAAAGCATACTGAAAGATTGTACCTATCTAGAAGCCCTTTCTCATTTAAAAACAAAGCACGCTTTTCAAGAAAAGAAATTAAAAACAGCAGTACAACTCATTCGCTCATTGAAATTTGGATCCCCATTAAAGTCGATTGAAACGATTGAAAAAGACCTGGGTTACCTTGATTTTTTGAAAAAACGCGGCACTGAATCAAATCAGCAAGATAAAGGTTCTGATGATTTAAAAGATCTAAAAGTTGCAGCCAAAAGCTTTACGAGTATTCAAGCTTTCTTGTCTCATGCTGAACATATGACGGCAATGAACAAGGAAATCAAAAATTTAAGCAAGCATTTTCCCGATGCTATTAGTCTAAGTACCATACACCGGGCTAAGGGATTAGAATATAAAAATGTATATATCATAGGAGCAGTAGATGGCAGTCTACCGCATGATTACGCATTGGATGGCTTAAGAAATGGTGACTTTTCAGAAATTGAAGAAGAAAGAAGACTTTTTTATGTGGCGATGACACGTGCCAAGCATGAGCTTCTTATGTCTGTTCCCCAAAATCGAAGAGGCAAAAAGGCTAATCCTTCGCGGTTTTTATCACCTTTAATAAAGCGTAAGAAAAAATAA